In a genomic window of Penaeus vannamei isolate JL-2024 chromosome 38, ASM4276789v1, whole genome shotgun sequence:
- the LOC113815646 gene encoding sec1 family domain-containing protein 2, which translates to MQFASAVHVSEAWWAEACKKVKNAVVFVDNASAECLHWNGGLARLVDAGAKNVKEFSSFECGNKGDVKAVFMLGTAVVDITAKILQDIIHSSNFEYCVVITAGHPNVHAYARYGGRETDEGVLMNQLEQTILGWMGNMNYTVEIFYIPLVVVPYSESLFFMPPFADLYPLLNTDVARLAKLQQAQTKGERVKLVESLADVEFHHLPFEMRIMIRQFVVCIHSLMQGMNARDEIFSVGHTARIIGSELDSFGPARQRRKNAANKVSIVLVDRTLDLAAASIFSSDTLMERILCLLPRLFGHHLDSAVSMAPLCQVHSSSEWTLIPGCLAPQGNEKKAKEVLSALVLSSRKEALGLLNKHVLQAANRKEAGSGEIDKEGKMTIGNLKKNIQTFASDVEAFSEHASLLQQGLGVVEALSDERHEHLDQLLSLQKLLLQSIGDPEETPPFTQILQLLKTRGTHGVSLDDVLTLMVYATSLGGSSVFSQRDEYALTNLLSQAIVEDKLDLSDTLLEIIGEDVDEVSALKASQNIASQLHAIATARDHLKNYKNLHIPGDAAQPASCQGLLQKLVHDSLTAPQTEISDIEYRSAGFKDLIKTGFSLFVNVSKPMPRDAPAIIVYVIGGVTAGEVREIKQRVEEVGPPCEVLLASSHLAHPSDTIARALKPSPFIQNL; encoded by the exons ATGCAGTTTGCAAGCGCTGTGCATGTATCCGAGGCTTGGTGGGCGGAGGCAtgtaagaaagtgaaaaatgctGTTGTGTTTGTCGATAACGCATCAGCAGAATGTCTCCATTGGAATGGGGGTCTTGCCCGCTTAGTTGATGCTGGTGCCAAGAATGTTAAAGAATTTTCATCTTTTGAG TGTGGTAACAAAGGTGATGTGAAAGCAGTTTTTATGCTGGGAACTGCTGTTGTGGACATAACAGCAAAGATCCTCCAGGACATCATCCATTCCTCAAACTTCGAGTACTGTGTTGTTATCACAGCAGGACACCCTAATGTCCATGCGTATGCCAGATATGGGGGAAGAGAGACTGATGAAGGAGTTTTGATGAATCAGCTTGAACAGACCATCTTAGGATGGATGGGAAATATG AATTACACTGTGGAGATTTTCTACATTCCCCTTGTGGTGGTACCATACTCGGAAAGCCTCTTCTTCATGCCGCCCTTTGCTGATCTCTATCCATTACTCAACACAGATGTTGCAAGACTGGCTAAGCTGCAGCAAGCACAAAccaaaggagaaagagtgaagctGGTAGAGAGTTTAG CTGATGTGGAGTTTCATCACTTGCCATTTGAAATGCGTATTATGATCCGGCAATTTGTGGTGTGCATCCATAGCCTAATGCAGGGGATGAATGCCAGGGATGAAATCTTTTCTGTCGGTCACACAGCACGCATCATTGGCTCGGAATTGGACTCCTTCGGTCCAGCTCGGCAGAGGAGAAAG AATGCTGCAAATAAAGTATCCATTGTCTTAGTGGACAGAACTTTAGACCTTGCGGCAGCTTCCATTTTCTCCAGTGACACTCTGATGGAGCGGATCCTGTGCCTCCTGCCCAGGCTCTTTGGCCATCACCTGGACTCTGCCGTCAGCATGGCTCCGCTCTGCCAAGTGCATTC ATCATCCGAATGGACGCTAATCCCAGGCTGTCTTGCGCCTCAAGGCAatgagaagaaagcgaaggaagTTCTGTCAGCATTAGTTTTGTCCTCCAGAAAAGAAGCTCTAGGTCTTCTCAACAAACAT gtCTTGCAGGCAGCCAACAGAAAGGAAGCAGGATCAGGGGAAATAgacaaggaagggaaaatgacTATTGGAAATTTGAAGAAGAATATCCAGACATTCGCGTCAGATGTTGAGGCATTCTCGGAGCATGCCAGTCTGTTACAG CAAGGACTTGGTGTCGTGGAGGCACTCTCGGATGAACGGCATGAGCATCTCGACCAACTCCTAAGCCTTCAGAAGCTTCTGTTGCAGTCCATCGGTGACCCTGAAGAGACTCCTCCGTTTACACAG ATTTTGCAGCTTCTGAAAACCCGTGGCACTCATGGTGTCTCCCTAGATGACGTTCTGACCCTGATGGTGTATGCCACGTCGCTTGGAGGGTCATCAGTGTTTTCTCAGAGAGATGAATATGCACTCACCAACCTCCTGTCTCAAGCTATTGTTGAGGATAAGTTGGATCTGTCGGACACCCTGTTGGAAATCA ttgGGGAAGATGTAGATGAAGTGAGTGCTCTAAAAGCTTCTCAAAATATTGCTAGCCAGTTGCATGCCATAGCCACTGCCAGGGATCACCTGAAAAATTACAA aaaTCTCCACATCCCAGGAGATGCTGCCCAGCCAGCTTCATGTCAAGGTTTGCTTCAGAAATTGGTGCATGATTCCCTAACTGCTCCTCAGACGGAAATCTCAGACATTGAATACAGATCTGCAGGCTTCAAAGATCTGATAAAAACTGGCTTCAG CCTTTTTGTGAATGTGAGTAAACCCATGCCGAGAGATGCCCCAGCAATCATTGTGTACGTGATTGGTGGAGTCACAGCTGGAGAGGTGCGGGAGATTAAGCAGAGGGTGGAGGAAGTTGGCCCTCCCTGTGAAGTGCTCCTGGCCTCGTCACACCTTGCACATCCCTCTGACACCATTGCCAGAGCCTTGAAACCCTCACCATTCATACAAAATCTATAA